The Candidatus Methylomirabilota bacterium genome contains the following window.
CGAAGAGCAGTTCACACGGCGGCTGAAGCAGAGGAGATACGCGTGAACATGGACAGCAATGGCTGGATGTACGACAACAGCTTCTATAAACGCTTCGGCCTGACGCGCCGCGAGGTGGAGGTGCTCACCTGGGTTACCGATGGGAAAACCAATGCTGAGATCGGACAGATCCTCGGTACGAGCCCACGGACCGTACAGAAGCATCTGGAGCATATCTTCGAGAAGCTGGGGGTGGAGACGCGCACAGCAGCCGCTATGTGCGCATTCGCCTCAACCTCGTCTCAAAAGCGCCAAATAACCCTCTTACCTCACATTACAGCGTGAACAGTTGGCTAGGTTCCTTCACTAAGACAAAAATAGTTGTTTTATGAGTTCTATTATAATGTTGACATTCATATTCACTTCAGATAGTCAATGGCGAAGTGATTTGACTTTAAGAAAGCGGTTCTTACGATGTGGTGTTAAGGTCAAGGAGGGAAGCGATGAAGGGAAGCGTCGGGAGAGTGTGGCTCATCTCAGCCCTCATCATCGGGTGGATGAGACTCTCCGCATGGGCCGAGCCGCTCCCATCCAACCTCACAGCGCTCACGATCGAGCAGCTCATGAACATCGAGATCACGTCGGCATCCAAGAAGGGGGAGAGCCTATGGGACGCTGCGGCGG
Protein-coding sequences here:
- a CDS encoding helix-turn-helix transcriptional regulator encodes the protein MRRWRREGVNVTAPNDQRRRAVHTAAEAEEIRVNMDSNGWMYDNSFYKRFGLTRREVEVLTWVTDGKTNAEIGQILGTSPRTVQKHLEHIFEKLGVETRTAAAMCAFASTSSQKRQITLLPHITA